In the Bordetella genomosp. 10 genome, one interval contains:
- a CDS encoding sodium:solute symporter family protein, producing MNAALPVIAAFLVLAVILAILARRGRKMSLEQWALGGRGLGTIMVFLLMAGEAFSTFTFLGASGWAYSKGAPTFYILAYGCVGFVIAFWMLPAVWRYASAHKLVSFSDFYAHKYQSRALSVVVSVVALAGMVALLTIQLRGLGIIVSEASYGGIAPSVSIWIGVAVMVGYLLFSGIHGSANIAVVKDILVLGLAVFLGFYLPWHYYGGIAPMFQAIHAQYPDYFSFPKEGLNLTWYNSTILLTALGYYLYPFNLTSVFTAKSAQAVRRNTILMPLYTIVIALLFLAGFVAILKVPGLKGADVDLALFHLVKITFDPWFVGVIGGAGVLTALVPGSMILLTASTIIGRNVYKEGFAPQATDRQVAGAARIALPLFALVAVYFVLRGGSTIVSVAIFASSLLTQLLPSLLFSLRPNPFGSKQAAIAGIVVGGLIVGLNTLGGVSLAQLFPHASIMVKSINVGLVALAANAVVFTLVALAGPRSWTRSERVPAAA from the coding sequence ATGAACGCCGCGCTGCCGGTCATTGCCGCGTTCCTGGTCCTCGCGGTGATTCTCGCGATTCTTGCCCGGCGCGGGCGCAAGATGAGCCTGGAGCAGTGGGCGCTGGGCGGCCGCGGCCTGGGCACGATCATGGTGTTCCTGCTGATGGCCGGCGAGGCCTTCTCCACCTTCACCTTCCTGGGCGCCAGCGGCTGGGCCTACAGCAAGGGCGCGCCGACCTTCTACATCCTGGCCTACGGCTGCGTGGGTTTCGTCATCGCGTTCTGGATGCTGCCGGCCGTGTGGCGCTACGCCTCGGCGCACAAGCTGGTTTCGTTCTCCGACTTCTATGCCCACAAATACCAGAGCCGGGCGCTGAGCGTCGTGGTGTCCGTGGTGGCGCTGGCGGGCATGGTGGCGTTGCTGACCATTCAGTTGCGCGGGCTGGGCATCATCGTTTCCGAGGCGTCCTACGGCGGCATCGCGCCCAGCGTTTCCATCTGGATCGGCGTGGCCGTCATGGTCGGCTACCTGCTGTTCTCCGGCATTCACGGTTCGGCCAACATCGCGGTGGTCAAGGACATCCTGGTCCTGGGGCTGGCCGTTTTCCTGGGTTTCTACCTGCCCTGGCATTACTACGGCGGCATCGCGCCGATGTTCCAGGCCATCCACGCCCAGTATCCGGATTACTTCAGCTTTCCGAAGGAAGGCTTGAACCTTACCTGGTACAACAGCACCATCCTGCTGACGGCGCTGGGCTATTACCTGTATCCATTCAACCTGACCTCGGTATTCACGGCCAAAAGCGCGCAGGCCGTGCGGCGCAACACCATCCTGATGCCGCTTTACACCATCGTCATCGCGCTCCTGTTCCTGGCGGGCTTCGTGGCCATCCTCAAGGTGCCGGGGCTCAAGGGCGCCGACGTCGACCTGGCGCTTTTCCATCTGGTCAAGATCACTTTCGATCCCTGGTTCGTCGGCGTCATAGGCGGCGCCGGCGTGCTGACGGCGCTGGTGCCGGGCTCGATGATTCTTCTCACCGCTTCCACCATCATCGGCAGGAACGTCTACAAGGAAGGTTTCGCGCCGCAGGCGACGGATCGCCAGGTGGCGGGCGCCGCGCGCATCGCCTTGCCGCTGTTCGCATTGGTGGCCGTGTACTTCGTGCTGCGCGGCGGCAGCACCATCGTGTCGGTCGCCATCTTTGCTTCCAGCCTGCTGACGCAGCTTCTGCCTTCGCTGCTGTTCAGCTTGCGGCCGAACCCCTTCGGCAGCAAGCAGGCCGCGATCGCGGGCATCGTGGTGGGCGGCCTGATCGTCGGCCTCAACACCTTGGGCGGCGTCAGCCTTGCGCAACTTTTTCCGCACGCCTCGATCATGGTCAAATCCATCAACGTCGGTTTGGTGGCCCTGGCCGCCAATGCGGTCGTCTTCACGCTGGTGGCGCTGGCGGGTCCGCGTTCCTGGACCCGCTCGGAGCGGGTCCCCGCCGCAGCCTGA
- a CDS encoding DUF3311 domain-containing protein produces the protein MKPVYWLAALPVLAFFGGGWLTGVAPTFVLGVPFLLFWNVVWMVLTALILAFIDRRHPLAAGGEQGGGR, from the coding sequence ATGAAACCCGTTTACTGGCTGGCCGCGCTGCCGGTCCTTGCTTTCTTTGGCGGGGGATGGCTCACGGGCGTGGCGCCGACCTTCGTGCTTGGCGTTCCCTTCCTGCTCTTCTGGAACGTCGTGTGGATGGTGTTGACCGCGCTGATCCTGGCCTTCATCGACCGCCGGCATCCGCTGGCGGCGGGCGGCGAGCAGGGAGGTGGACGATGA
- a CDS encoding GntR family transcriptional regulator, producing the protein MQASPPRRNAARRAAPQDPPSSNEAEERVYAAISSALLSGRLRPGTPLRERALAEALGCTRGALRKVLARLGAEKRLVLEHNRGAFVPSPTADDMRDVYRARRIIEAGLVATLFGRLTDEQTAALRRHVQAEHKASREGRREDSVRLAGEFHLLLAQMAGSEELLEYTRQLVANTELYKALFDSAAASLCAPTEHEQIIDALTGGTLRRALDKSLAHLDHLEQRVIAGARAEQPVELADIFQRIS; encoded by the coding sequence ATGCAGGCTTCCCCTCCCCGCCGTAACGCCGCCCGCCGCGCCGCGCCGCAAGACCCGCCTTCGAGCAACGAGGCGGAGGAGCGCGTCTATGCCGCCATTTCCAGCGCGCTGCTGAGCGGACGGCTGCGCCCCGGCACACCGCTGCGCGAGCGCGCGCTGGCCGAGGCGCTGGGCTGCACGCGCGGCGCCTTGCGCAAGGTGCTGGCCCGCCTGGGAGCGGAAAAAAGGCTGGTGCTGGAACACAACCGGGGCGCCTTCGTGCCCAGCCCCACCGCCGACGACATGCGCGACGTCTACCGCGCCCGGCGCATCATCGAGGCCGGGCTCGTCGCCACGCTGTTCGGCCGGCTCACGGACGAACAGACGGCCGCCTTGCGCCGCCACGTGCAGGCCGAACATAAGGCGTCCAGGGAAGGCCGCCGCGAGGATTCGGTGCGGCTGGCCGGCGAATTCCATCTGCTGCTGGCGCAGATGGCGGGCAGCGAGGAGCTGCTGGAATACACCCGCCAGCTCGTCGCCAACACCGAGTTGTACAAGGCCCTGTTCGACAGCGCGGCCGCCTCCCTCTGCGCGCCCACCGAACACGAGCAGATCATCGATGCGCTCACCGGCGGCACCTTGCGCCGGGCCTTGGACAAGTCCCTGGCGCACCTGGATCACCTGGAACAGCGCGTCATCGCCGGCGCCCGCGCGGAGCAGCCCGTGGAATTGGCGGATATTTTCCAGCGGATCTCGTAG
- a CDS encoding helix-turn-helix transcriptional regulator produces the protein MPQPAPATPASIAGNALDLALDATYWNPLLENLADSLRGEHTILMLRDDRPENGGLTASARLASDHFQAFLDPSRAQEMASISSRLETDRAVNWSQLISENEFERTPFYNEVVRPANGFHAAVIRHRRPGWSSFLAVCRPRGRGAFDSASIARMQAMSDAVTMSLDLYWRFSAARTKSAMLERILDQLEDGVLLTDANGAPLHANTSALRILAQRDGLALGRSGLVATAAPSAQALSDAIAAASRPDTHAEQRLRISRPSRLPMLLTLYPIQHAGMEIAGVGKPAIAIFIHNPEAPRVIDQKAVAGAFSLTARESEIACHVGSGCSIDAIAAMLGLQRSTVRSHLIQIFGKTQTHSQAQLAALMNSFIRP, from the coding sequence ATGCCCCAGCCCGCACCTGCCACCCCCGCTTCCATTGCAGGCAACGCGCTCGATCTGGCGCTCGATGCGACCTACTGGAATCCGCTGCTGGAGAATCTCGCCGACTCCCTGCGGGGCGAGCACACCATCCTGATGCTGCGTGACGACCGCCCCGAAAACGGCGGCCTGACCGCCAGCGCCCGCCTGGCCTCCGACCATTTCCAGGCCTTCCTCGATCCCTCCCGGGCGCAGGAAATGGCGTCGATCAGCAGCCGGCTGGAAACGGACCGGGCAGTCAACTGGTCGCAGTTGATTTCGGAAAACGAATTCGAGCGCACCCCTTTCTACAACGAAGTGGTGCGGCCGGCCAACGGCTTCCACGCGGCGGTGATCCGGCATCGCCGGCCGGGATGGTCGAGCTTTCTCGCGGTCTGCCGTCCCCGCGGGCGCGGCGCGTTCGATTCGGCAAGCATCGCGCGCATGCAGGCCATGTCGGACGCCGTCACCATGAGCCTGGACCTGTACTGGCGTTTCTCCGCCGCGCGCACCAAGTCCGCCATGCTGGAGCGCATACTGGACCAGCTCGAAGATGGGGTCCTGCTCACCGACGCAAACGGAGCGCCGCTCCATGCCAACACCAGCGCGCTGCGCATTCTCGCGCAGCGAGACGGGCTTGCGCTGGGACGGTCGGGTCTGGTCGCGACCGCGGCGCCGTCCGCGCAGGCACTGAGCGACGCCATCGCGGCGGCGAGCCGGCCGGACACGCACGCCGAGCAGCGCCTGCGGATTTCCCGGCCATCGCGCCTGCCCATGCTGCTCACGCTTTATCCCATTCAGCATGCAGGCATGGAAATCGCCGGCGTGGGCAAGCCGGCCATCGCGATCTTCATCCACAATCCCGAAGCGCCCCGCGTCATCGACCAGAAGGCCGTCGCCGGCGCATTCTCCCTGACGGCGAGGGAGAGCGAGATAGCCTGCCACGTCGGCAGCGGCTGCTCCATCGACGCCATCGCCGCGATGCTGGGCCTGCAACGCAGCACGGTTCGTTCGCACCTGATCCAGATCTTCGGCAAGACGCAGACCCACAGCCAGGCGCAATTGGCGGCGTTGATGAACAGCTTCATCAGGCCGTAG
- a CDS encoding IclR family transcriptional regulator gives MAGEIRTRNRILHILQLFDGRGAWSVEEIAGEMDVSVSSAYRDVQELVHADFLTPVVGARYVLGPTFAHFDLLMRQGDPLLKVAEPHMRRLVAATTPSSATVLTRSYQDKVMCVHQEIGDPAARIGRYERGATMPMFRGATSKVILAHQSRRTLERMYLANEEQVRAVSHWQSLKDLCRELDAIREAGVAVSDSEITPGTIGIAAPILLEKRVVAGLSLIVRADQCRLEPFRAAVIDAAQQISRKLAEVDGAWVART, from the coding sequence GTGGCAGGTGAAATCAGGACGCGCAATCGGATACTGCATATCCTGCAGTTGTTCGACGGGCGGGGCGCATGGTCGGTCGAAGAGATCGCCGGGGAGATGGACGTTTCTGTGAGCTCGGCTTATCGCGATGTGCAGGAGCTCGTTCACGCCGATTTCTTGACGCCGGTGGTAGGCGCCAGATATGTGCTGGGACCGACGTTCGCGCACTTTGATCTCTTGATGCGCCAAGGCGATCCCTTGCTGAAAGTGGCGGAGCCGCATATGCGCCGGCTGGTGGCGGCTACCACGCCCTCATCGGCTACCGTCCTGACGCGAAGCTACCAGGACAAAGTCATGTGCGTTCACCAGGAGATCGGCGATCCGGCAGCGCGGATCGGCCGTTACGAGCGGGGCGCCACGATGCCGATGTTCCGCGGCGCCACCTCCAAGGTCATCCTGGCGCATCAGAGCCGCCGCACGCTCGAACGCATGTATCTCGCGAATGAAGAACAGGTTCGTGCCGTTTCGCACTGGCAAAGCCTGAAGGATTTGTGCCGGGAACTCGATGCCATCCGCGAGGCCGGCGTGGCCGTCAGCGATTCGGAAATTACCCCGGGCACGATAGGCATCGCCGCGCCTATTCTTCTGGAAAAGCGCGTTGTGGCGGGACTGAGTCTGATCGTCCGGGCAGACCAGTGCAGGCTCGAGCCGTTTCGTGCGGCAGTGATCGATGCCGCCCAACAAATCAGTCGGAAGTTGGCTGAGGTCGATGGCGCCTGGGTTGCGCGTACCTGA